In a genomic window of Lycium ferocissimum isolate CSIRO_LF1 chromosome 9, AGI_CSIRO_Lferr_CH_V1, whole genome shotgun sequence:
- the LOC132031527 gene encoding probable polygalacturonase At3g15720, protein MTSVSIYVTRTSSMISLRLCRVVAIIRVCCRFMLKFLRVDFQAFSYSLTYLTPGNGWIVIQRLLTVLISNIEAVANRLRVIHFNFCNDLQFNGVNLVDSPRNHISITFSKKVTISHITVSALEDSPNTDGIDISTSHQVHILDSTIQRSDDCIVINLGGCNIKITGISCGSRRGISVGSLGVNGTFATVDNINVAHCTLQGTQNGVETKPGTVCRALDWYWNFQVKTGAKILATG, encoded by the exons atgacatcagttagcat TTATGTTACTCGTACATCTTCTATGATTTCGTTGAGATTGTGTAGGGTGGTGGCTATTATAAGG gtATGTTGCAGGTTTATGTTGAAGTTTCTTCGTGTGGATTTCCAGGCATTCTCCTACAGCCTCACTTATCTCACTCCAGGAAATGGCTGg attgtgatccagagactgctaaCCGTCCTTATATCTAACATTGAGGCCGTTGCTAACAgattgagg GTGATACACTTTAATTTTTGCAACGATCTTCAATTTAATGGAGTGAACCTTGTTGATAGTCCAAGAAATCATATTAGCATCACATTTAGCAAAAAGGTAACTATCTCCCATATCACTGTAAGTGCACTTGAAGATAGTCCCAACACTGATGGTATTGACATCTCTACTTCTCATCAAGTTCACATTTTGGATTCCACCATTCAAAGAA GTGATGATTGTATTGTGATCAATTTGGGAGGTTGTAATATCAAGATTACTGGTATTTCATGTGGATCGAGACGTGGTATAAG TGTAGGAAGCCTAGGAGTTAATGGGACTTTTGCTACTGTGGACAATATCAATGTAGCACATTGTACCCTCCAAGGAACACAAAATGGTGTAGAAACAAAACCTGGCAC CGTCTGTAGGGCCTTGGATTGGTATTGGAATTTTCAGGTGAAAACTGGTGCAAAAATCCTAGCTACTGGTTAA